The Naumovozyma castellii chromosome 4, complete genome genome contains a region encoding:
- the PHO80 gene encoding Pho80p (ancestral locus Anc_6.26), with translation MDIGNSLLTKDGSKESTAESPMTSKIQVIEVPYEYIKCSRSDLVVLVSRMLVLLIQSNDMTSNTSNSSSDSNMHLTRFHSRIPPNISIFNYLFRLTKYCYVEHCVLLSIIYYIDLFTAAYPTFTFNSLTAHRFLLTAITVAGKGLCDSFCTTAQYAKIGGVQNEELNILETYFLRIVNYRIIPRSSNVTLIKLERGNQVFTLDHLDMKDPKLSFLSYDYLPDNGYSVLNIYYQNIVRITGASSDLLFKRVIYTFPNNSALTQKLNNLPPQIRAQLIKRTISKKRSRTSSSIALNHLLPSSSASSGISDQSPVQSYLGGAANTGVSYNNDDEEEKEDDEEAYYDEDDSKGGSVEIHPRKKQFSKIEEKNT, from the coding sequence ATGGATATAGGGAACTCGCTGCTCACAAAAGATGGTTCCAAAGAATCAACAGCCGAATCTCCAATGACCTCGAAGATACAGGTTATCGAAGTTCCAtatgaatatataaaatGCTCAAGATCTGATCTTGTCGTTTTAGTATCACGTATGCTCGTACTGCTTATACAAAGCAATGATATGACATCAAACActtctaattcatcttcagaCTCCAATATGCATCTAACAAGGTTTCATTCGAGAATACCTCCAAacatttccattttcaattacTTATTCCGACTGACTAAATATTGTTATGTGGAACATTGTGTCTTATTGTCAATTATCTATTATATTGATCTATTCACCGCCGCATATCCAACGTTCAcattcaattctttaacTGCACATAGATTTCTGTTAACTGCCATCACAGTAGCAGGAAAAGGTCTATGTGATTCCTTTTGTACGACAGCACAATACGCTAAAATTGGTGGGGTTCAAAATGAAGAGTTAAATATTCTAGAGACATACTTCCTCAGAATTGTTAACTATAGAATAATTCCTAGATCAAGTAACGTTACACTTATTAAATTGGAACGTGGAAATCAAGTATTTACATTAGATCATCTTGATATGAAAGATCCTAAGCTATCATTTTTGTCCTACGATTATTTACCAGATAATGGGTACAGTgtattgaatatatattaccAAAATATTGTAAGGATTACTGGAGCATCTTCCGATTTGTTGTTTAAGAGAGTGATTTATACATTCCCCAATAATTCCGCATTAACTCAAAAGCTGAACAATCTTCCACCACAAATTAGAGCACAGCTTATTAAAAGAACCatatcaaagaaaagaagtCGAACATCAAGTAGTATTGCACTCAATCATCTACTACCATCATCCTCCGCATCATCAGGGATCTCTGATCAATCTCCAGTTCAATCATATTTGGGTGGAGCGGCTAATACAGGGGTGTCATATAATAATGACGACGAAGAGGAAAaagaggatgatgaagaagcaTACTATGATGAGGACGATAGTAAAGGCGGATCTGTTGAAATTCATCCAAGGAAAAAGCAATTCTCCAAAatagaagaaaaaaatacatag
- the NCAS0D02170 gene encoding pirin family protein (ancestral locus Anc_6.8) has translation MTKSMQFRSVLKSFVAIEQEEGVGAHVRRSIGSMKQRNFSPFLLMDNFTVSHPAGFPDHPHHGQETITYVLKGMIAHEDFTGSRGVLRPGDLQFMTAGKAIMHSEIPVQMNNGDAGIGIQLWVDLPKKLKNCEPRYRNLRATEIPIVKPNDDLTVRVVSGKSYGVESVKDLAYTPIDYYFMNTKKTGTEFVQEFPADFNVFLYIIKGSVKINDTVHPQYSTIFFKTDGDAIKGCSASEDTEFVLVGGQILDQPIIQHGPFVESDRESLLEVFKNYQYCINGFERARGWRSRIADGIHEDDVEAFEKSNPE, from the coding sequence ATGACTAAATCAATGCAATTCCGTTCAGTTCTAAAGAGCTTCGTCGCCATcgaacaagaagaaggtgtCGGCGCACACGTAAGAAGATCTATTGGGTCCATgaaacaaagaaatttctctccatttttattaatggaTAACTTCACAGTATCACATCCTGCTGGGTTCCCAGATCACCCACATCACGGTCAAGAGACAATCACATATGTTCTTAAGGGTATGATTGCTCATGAAGATTTCACTGGATCCAGAGGTGTCTTGAGACCTGGTGATCTGCAATTTATGACCGCAGGGAAGGCTATAATGCACTCCGAAATCCCAGTGCAAATGAACAATGGTGATGCTGGTATTGGTATTCAACTTTGGGTGGATCTaccaaagaaattgaagaattgtgAACCTCGTTATAGAAATTTGAGAGCAACCGAGATTCCTATTGTCAAGCCAAATGATGATCTAACTGTTAGAGTGGTTAGCGGGAAGTCATATGGTGTTGAATCAGTTAAGGATTTGGCATATACTCCAATTGACTATTATTTCATGAATACCAAGAAGACTGGCACCGAATTTGTTCAAGAATTCCCTGCAgatttcaatgttttccTATATATTATCAAGGGGTCCGTTAAGATTAACGATACAGTCCATCCACAATACTCtaccatttttttcaagacAGATGGTGATGCCATTAAGGGTTGTTCGGCTTCTGAAGATACTGAATTTGTACTAGTAGGTGGCCAAATTTTGGATCAACCCATCATCCAACATGGTCCTTTCGTCGAATCAGATAGGGAAAGTCTTTTGGAAGTGTTTAAGAACTACCAATACTGTATTAACGGGTTTGAAAGGGCTCGTGGATGGAGATCTCGCATTGCCGATGGTATTCACGAAGATGACGTTGAAGCATTCGAAAAATCTAATCcagaataa
- the PFA4 gene encoding palmitoyltransferase PFA4 (ancestral locus Anc_6.28) codes for MPVKLKYPWMGVVIPCLLTSFIGYSAHIFVLANFMSWKLQLWFQSSLTMLWISYALAIFTNPGRPAKSFKPLKKEWTHFCKKCQLFKPERAHHCKTCNQCVLMMDHHCPWTMNCVGFKNFPHFLRFLFWVVVTTGFLLYQLLKRTIYLWGVKDLPSYLFEKTEITFLIILIPMDGFVLITVALLFIRCLSNQIIGGKTQIESWELERLENLYYRKKLLPQLLVNLWEIYPNEKTPENKVLAKKLQERGRKVRFENIVTFPYDLDIWSNALTVLGSPVQWLWLFGGPDSDGMHFKKNELALYEEGAAIEDLLLSLPWPPDGGRNFIQQKGTNVESITENGEQVIRQRNFENDNSYRKTWNNDWGENLEDFGVDVDVE; via the coding sequence ATGCCTGTTAAATTGAAGTATCCATGGATGGGGGTAGTCATCCCCTGTTTACTGACTTCTTTTATTGGTTATTCGGCACATATATTCGTCCTAGCAAACTTCATGTCATGGAAATTGCAGTTATGGTTCCAATCTAGCCTCACAATGCTTTGGATTTCTTATGCATTAGCCATATTCACAAATCCAGGCAGGCCAGCCAAATCCTTTAAACCACTTAAAAAGGAATGGACCCATTTTTGTAAGAAATGTCAACTATTCAAGCCAGAACGAGCACACCATTGCAAAACATGTAATCAATGTGTACTAATGATGGACCACCATTGTCCTTGGACAATGAACTGTGTTGGTTTTAAGAACTTTCCTCATTTTCTCAGATTTTTGTTTTGGGTAGTTGTTACTACTGGTTTTCTGCTATATCAGTTGTTGAAAAGAACGATATACCTTTGGGGTGTTAAAGATCTTCCAAGCTATCTGTTTGAAAAAACTGAAATAACGTTcttaattattttgattcCAATGGATGGTTTTGTTTTAATAACCGTggcattattatttattcgGTGCCTctcaaatcaaataatagGCGGTAAAACCCAAATAGAGTCATGGGAACTCGAAAGGTTGGAGAATTTATACTATCGTAAAAAGCTTCTACCACAACTATTGGTAAATCTTTGGGAAATATACCCTAATGAAAAGACACCAGAAAATAAAGTACTTGCAAAGAAACTCCAAGAAAGAGGTAGGAAAGTgagatttgaaaatatagTCACTTTCCCATATGATCTCGATATATGGTCGAATGCTCTTACCGTATTGGGATCTCCAGTGCAATGGTTGTGGTTATTTGGAGGCCCTGACAGTGACGGGATGCATTTCAAGAAGAACGAACTTGCATTGTATGAAGAGGGAGCtgccattgaagatttattaCTTTCTTTGCCATGGCCTCCAGATGGAGGTAGAAACTTTATTCAACAAAAGGGTACCAATGTTGAATCTATAACAGAAAATGGGGAACAAGTTATTAGACAAAGAAATTTCgaaaatgataattccTATAGAAAGACATGGAATAATGACTGGGGtgaaaatttggaagattttGGAGTTGATGTAGATGTTGAGTAA
- the RPB11 gene encoding DNA-directed RNA polymerase II core subunit RPB11 (ancestral locus Anc_6.30), which produces MNAPDRFELFLLGEGESKLQIDPDTKAPNAVVITFEKEDHTLGNLIRSELLNDSRVLFAAYKVEHPFFARFKLRIQTVEGYDPKDALKNACNSIISKLGVLKGNFETEWNLQTLAADENMGI; this is translated from the coding sequence ATGAATGCTCCAGATAGATTCGAGCTATTTCTGCTGGGAGAGGGGGAATCCAAGTTGCAGATCGACCCTGATACCAAGGCTCCCAACGCTGTGGTTATcacatttgaaaaggaagatcATACGCTAGGTAACTTGATAAGATCGGAATTGTTAAACGATTCCAGAGTGCTGTTTGCAGCATACAAAGTAGAGCATCCCTTTTTTGCTAGGTTCAAATTAAGAATTCAGACGGTAGAAGGATATGATCCTAAGGATGCTTTGAAAAATGCATGTAATAGTATAATCAGCAAGTTAGGTGTACTTAAAGGTAACTTCGAAACAGAATGGAACTTGCAAACATTGGCAGCAGATGAGAATATGGGGATATAG
- the ALG6 gene encoding dolichyl-P-Glc:Man(9)GlcNAc(2)-PP-dolichol alpha-1,3-glucosyltransferase (ancestral locus Anc_6.22), producing the protein MAGKNKIPKKDLSSQKKSGKTKETSKKHDIPEESFYASPLYDLLYPFRPAGSQWMTEYTIVLFSLIIRCAVGLGPFSGYGVPPMFGDFEAQRHWMEITQHLPIHKWYWFDLKYWGLDYPPLTAYHSYICGKIGSFFNPNWFALDSSRGYEAQDLKTFMRLTVLVSEALFYIPGVVYFVKWLGKHRRQSPIGQFIAAAAILLQPSLILIDHGHFQYNSVALGLTVYAINNLLDEFYAMAAVCFVLSICFKQMTLYYSPIFFAYLLSKSLFTPKLFNIPRFLAIAIATVCSFLLMYGPLYVFGGDQGLNNVLQSIHRIFPFARGIFEDKVANFWCVTNVIFKYKMLFTQQELQLYSLVLTVVGFLPAMMIILFYPKKYLLPYALSACSMAFYLFSFQVHEKTILMPLLPITLLYTSTDRNVLSRVSWMNNIGLFTLWPLLKKDGLTLQYWVCLLLSNWLIGNFSFITPNFLPKVLTPGPSVSMIGENYHYRSLLPRNIFWKVIIVLSYIAMGAIHVLDAFVNPPVAYPDLWVILNCTLGFGCFFLFWIWNYYKLFSMIKKSLHHL; encoded by the coding sequence ATGGCTGGCAAGAATAAGATACCTAAGAAGGATTTGTCTTCCCAGAAGAAATCAGGAAAGACTAAGGAAACCTCAAAGAAACATGATATTCCTGAGGAATCCTTTTATGCTTCTCCATTGTATGATCTACTATATCCATTCAGACCTGCAGGCAGTCAATGGATGACTGAATATACCATTGTATTGTTTTCTCTTATTATAAGATGTGCAGTAGGACTGGGCCCATTTTCCGGCTATGGAGTGCCCCCAATGTTTGGTGACTTTGAAGCTCAAAGACATTGGATGGAAATTACTCAACATTTACCTATACATAAATGGTACTGGTTTGACTTAAAGTATTGGGGATTAGATTATCCACCATTAACTGCATACCATTCCTACATTTGCGGTAAGATTGGTTCATTTTTTAATCCTAATTGGTTTGCACTTGACTCATCCCGAGGCTATGAAGctcaagatttgaaaacattCATGAGATTGACAGTTTTGGTAAGTGAAGCTCTATTCTATATACCAGGTGTAGTCTATTTTGTTAAATGGTTGGGGAAGCATAGAAGACAGTCACCAATTGGTCAGTTCATTGCGGCAGCAGCAATATTATTACAACCGTCTTTAATACTAATTGATCATGgtcattttcaatataacTCAGTGGCATTAGGTCTAACCGTATATGCtatcaataatttattagatgaatTTTACGCAATGGCTGCCGTCTGCTTTGTCCTATCCATATGCTTCAAACAGATGACATTATATTATTCTCCAATCTTCTTCGCATATTTATTGAGTAAGTCTTTGTTTACTCCAAAACTATTCAATATACCAAGATTCTTAGCCATTGCCATTGCCACTGTATGCTCCTTCTTGCTAATGTATGGGCCATTATACGTCTTTGGTGGTGACCAAGGTCTAAACAATGTGCTACAATCAATCCATAGAATCTTCCCATTTGCAAGAGGtatctttgaagataagGTAGCCAATTTTTGGTGTGTAACTAATGtcatcttcaaatacaAAATGTTGTTTACTCAACAAGAGTTACAATTGTATTCCCTCGTTTTGACAGTGGTTGGATTTTTACCTGCTATGATGATCATTCTTTTCTACcccaaaaaatatttattaccATATGCTTTGAGTGCATGTTCAATGGCCTTCTATTTATTTAGTTTCCAAGTTCATGAAAAGACCATCTTAATGCCATTACTACCAATAACACTCTTATATACTTCCACAGATAGAAATGTCCTTTCTAGGGTAAGCTGGATGAATAATATTGGGTTATTTACCTTATGGCcacttttgaagaaggatgGGCTAACTTTGCAATACTGGGTTTGTCTCTTATTGAGTAATTGGTTAATTGGTAATTTTAGTTTTATCACTCCCAATTTCCTTCCCAAAGTTTTAACTCCTGGACCCTCCGTGTCTATGATAGGTGAAAATTATCATTACCGTAGTTTATTGCCAAGGAATATTTTCTGGAAAGTGATTATTGTTTTGTCATATATTGCTATGGGTGCTATTCACGTTTTAGATGCTTTCGTAAATCCACCCGTTGCGTATCCTGATCTATGGGTAATTTTAAACTGTACGTTAGGTTTCGGATGTTTCTTTTTGTTCTGGATCTGGAATTATTATAAGTTATTTTCTATGATCAAGAAGTCATTACATCATCTATAG
- the NCAS0D02110 gene encoding uncharacterized protein: MIYDGDNEDEKENRDATDIGNGATLRYKTTEVLIIRGPWAENKLFLFSFTNSDKWGLESVVEKKINEAGGYERINCILAKEAPPLKSYDPKMDRVYGKESSFSDENVNLRITSVRSDHLLGKNPPAVLMTGTNNIVNFPFWRLWEHLYGELKEREEPATAWKMRRLFIQTNMRVRSTLKAIPDEDLPYKEYRFSSHLNFDVNMDEYAKLKFSGIYSCGLGIYSKVWNVILCRSLFETLSEKEEEEVDTDADLVKVANTLMDDEGITETLEPVMDDEHRTRHRRTPTKFGESTYASRTLFKNSSNTRSSLTFRSVSNI; this comes from the coding sequence ATGATTTATGACGGTGATAACGAGGacgaaaaggaaaatagAGATGCAACTGACATTGGAAATGGAGCCACTCTACGATACAAGACGACAGAGGTTTTGATAATACGTGGTCCCTGGGCCGAGAATAAGCTTTTTCTGTTTAGCTTTACTAATAGTGACAAGTGGGGGCTGGAGAGTGTAGTggaaaagaagatcaaTGAAGCTGGTGGATATGAGAGAATCAACTGTATCCTGGCCAAAGAAGCACCACCTCTGAAGTCCTATGATCCCAAGATGGATCGAGTATATGGAAAAGAGTCTTCTTTCTCAGATGAGAATGTTAATCTTCGTATTACAAGTGTCCGATCAGACCACTTGTTAGGTAAGAACCCACCAGCTGTGCTTATGACCGGGACGAATAATATAGTGAATTTCCCATTTTGGCGTCTTTGGGAGCATTTATATGGAGAATTGAAGGAGAGGGAAGAGCCTGCGACTGCATGGAAGATGCGTAGGCTGTTCattcaaacaaatatgCGAGTCAGAAGCACCTTGAAAGCAATTCCTGATGAAGACCTACCTTATAAAGAATATCGATTTTCCTCACATCTTAATTTTGATGTCAATATGGATGAATATGCAAAGCTCAAATTCTCGGGTATCTATTCTTGTGGGTTGGGAATTTATTCTAAAGTTTGGAACGTCATTCTGTGTAGGTCCCTGTTCGAAACGTTGTCAGAgaaggaagaggaagaagtgGACACAGATGCCGATCTTGTCAAGGTTGCCAACACCCttatggatgatgaaggCATCACTGAGACATTGGAACCTGTAATGGATGACGAACATCGAACTAGACATAGGCGTACGCCCACAAAGTTTGGTGAGAGTACTTATGCTTCCAGGACCTTGTTCAAAAACTCATCTAATACACGCTCTTCATTGACGTTTAGAAGCGTGTCAAATATATAA
- the SIN3 gene encoding transcriptional regulator SIN3 (ancestral locus Anc_6.29) has protein sequence MSNAWNQHQTESETHNVDSVNLNQVDQTAERDHIPQETNFANQEQQQTNMKAEPSSEHVILPSLSSIGGVQTSSENNITNPTQNQIPTTGVNTATTSQSSSQMLPSVSSTFATPPNSTNITVPAQNQEQPKRNSASTGFSVASFDNPLPAVQNQQPLPVQPQPQPQPHPQPQPQPQSQQSQQAQQAQQAQPQPQQPREQDQFQDLAYRPLNVKDALSYLEQVKYQFSQRPDIYNQFLDIMKDFKSQSIDTPGVIERVSALFRGYPMLVQGFNTFLPQGYRIECTTDPDGPIRVTTPMGTSTLSGGPAMEAPSSSESNLQQQQHHQSPTIPSLAASTFQESNFQQTPQPEDQSAKNAEVEFSQAINYVNKIKNRFADQPDIYKRFLEILQTYQREQKPINEVYSQVTVLFQHAPDLLDDFKKFLPESSGTTSTSELPQNAGIQQRAAIPTPNPKHQQYGYPNNYYPNGTGTQQNLPPIGSFAPPNGTASREYAPGNQFVGPGGLPSMIPNDQALQQQQQPGLVHGYTNEAIPVSNLRSPLTDQQYPNLLNMQNQMTPGQMDINNATAPMAQQYTNEAPIRPEIDLDPSIVPVIPEPTEPLEYNVSLVEETNFFEKAKKFIGTKQVYTEFLKILNLYSQDLLTTDELCVKVEYYLGSNEELFTWFKNFVGFQEKPLIIENIVHEKHKLDLDLCEACGPSYKKLPKTDTFMPCSGRDEMCWEVLNDEWVGHPVWASEDSGFIAHRKNQYEESLFKTEEERHEYDFCIESNLRTIQTLETIANKIGNMTNEEKKNFKLPPGLGHTSSTIYKKVIRKVYDKDRGFEIIDLLHEEPALTVPVVLKRLKQKDEEWRRAQREWNKVWRELEQKVYYKSLDHLGLTFKQADKKLLTTKQLLSEISSIKVDQTNKRIHWLTPKPKSQLEFQFDDNDIFVDILGLTSVFINHSSTYSNPEKERMKDFLRVFVSLFFSIPLDKVNEALSDRSHWLQEKEKKTKESSRNIDSTTSSSSSGSNSKKRPLNIDIPLADILRKHKYQKIRKQAKESNEENAQEEDDENIVGDSNEELNEQDENEIILEEIKRPWLLGNIIETASNHGTISNRKVFNMFANTNIYVFFRLWTVIYERLYEMKQINEKVTKEVNSRRISQFAKDLNLISTQLKDMGLDFVGVNSYQELLVLSKRLIQNDIEHQWFEESLRQAFNNKAFKLYTVDKVIQSLVKHAHTILGDVKTSEIMVLFEKDRLCSSTSAKEQILYRLQTRAHMTNTENMFRIEFNEEKNHVCIQYIALEDLTIKQPKSMEKNWEYYVTSYSLPHPTEGVPQDELKIPFLEKTLELEVDEEGDNKSSPEGVSSSKLKIKIDPKSYALEIEPGSFDLFSRKSMNVYPTYSDETKKRKSIDQMTKFLDGKNGWKKNLTTADSTNIEDLVKKSRELSKATGEQI, from the coding sequence ATGTCTAACGCTTGGAATCAACATCAAACCGAGTCCGAGACTCATAACGTCGATAGCgtaaatttgaatcaaGTCGATCAAACCGCAGAAAGGGATCATATCCCTCAAGAGACGAACTTTGCAAACCAGGAACAACAGCAAACCAACATGAAAGCGGAACCTTCAAGTGAACATGTCATACTGCCCTCCCTTTCCAGTATAGGCGGAGTTCAAACTTCAAgtgaaaataatatcactAATCCTACTCAAAACCAAATTCCTACTACCGGTGTGAACACTGCTACTACATCTCAATCCAGCAGTCAAATGTTACCATCTGTGTCGTCCACATTTGCTACTCCACCAAACTCAACTAACATCACCGTTCCCGCTCAGAATCAGGAACAACCCAAGAGAAATTCTGCAAGTACAGGTTTCTCTGTAGCAAGTTTTGATAACCCACTACCAGCAGTTCAAAACCAACAACCTTTACCAGTGCAACcacaaccacaaccacAACCTCACCCCCAACCTCAACCTCAACCACAGTCACAACAGTCACAACAAGCACAACAAGCACAACAAGCACAACCTCAACCACAACAGCCACGAGAACAAGACcaattccaagatttaGCTTACAGACCCTTAAACGTTAAGGATGCTCTATCTTATTTGGAGCAAGTGAAATATCAATTTAGTCAAAGACCAGATATATACAATCAATTCTTGGATATTATGAAGGATTTCAAATCACAATCTATTGATACTCCAGGTGTCATTGAGAGAGTGTCCGCCCTTTTTAGAGGCTATCCAATGTTGGTTCAAGGATTTAATACCTTTTTACCCCAAGGCTACAGAATCGAATGTACCACTGACCCTGATGGCCCAATTAGAGTCACCACCCCAATGGGTACCTCAACTTTATCTGGAGGCCCAGCTATGGAAGCTCCATCTTCTTCGGAAAGTAATttgcaacaacaacaacatcatcaaTCGCCAACAATCCCCTCCTTGGCGGCTTCTACGTTCCAAGAATCGAACTTTCAACAAACTCCTCAACCAGAGGATCAATCTGCCAAAAACGCTGAGGTCGAATTTAGCCAAGCTATTAATTACGTTAACAAGATTAAAAACAGATTTGCAGATCAACCGGACATATATAAACGctttttggaaattttaCAAACTTACCAGAGAGAACAGAAGCCAATAAATGAAGTATATTCACAAGTGACTGTCCTATTCCAACATGCTCCGGATTTACTAGATGATTTTAAGAAGTTTTTACCGGAATCGTCAGGAACTACTTCCACTTCAGAACTTCCACAAAATGCAGGAATTCAACAAAGAGCTGCAATTCCTACTCCAAACCCAAAACACCAGCAGTATGGATACCCCAATAATTATTATCCAAATGGTACAGGAACTCAACAAAATTTACCACCTATTGGTAGTTTTGCACCACCAAATGGTACTGCATCTCGAGAATATGCTCCAGGGAATCAATTTGTGGGTCCAGGTGGATTACCCTCTATGATTCCAAATGATCAGGCAttgcaacaacagcaacagccAGGATTAGTACATGGTTACACAAATGAAGCCATACCTGTCTCAAATTTAAGATCACCATTGACAGATCAGCAATATCCAAATCTACTAAACATGCAGAATCAAATGACACCAGGACAAATGGATATCAATAACGCTACTGCACCTATGGCTCAACAATATACCAATGAAGCACCAATTAGACCCGAAATTGATTTAGATCCAAGCATCGTCCCTGTCATTCCTGAACCTACTGAACCATTAGAATACAACGTTTCCCTGGTGGAAGAGACAAATTTCTTCGAAAAAGCcaaaaaattcattggtACGAAGCAAGTCTATACtgaattcttgaagattttgaacCTGTACTCCCAGGATTTATTAACTACTGATGAGTTATGTGTTAAGgtggaatattatttgggctctaatgaagaattatttacaTGGTTTAAGAATTTCGTTGGATTTCAAGAGAAACCTttaatcattgaaaatatagTTCATGAAAAGCATAAATTGGATTTAGACCTTTGTGAAGCATGCGGTCCTTCCTATAAGAAATTGCCCAAGACTGATACTTTTATGCCATGCTCTGGGAGAGATGAAATGTGTTGGGAAGTACTAAACGATGAATGGGTTGGTCATCCTGTTTGGGCATCAGAAGATTCAGGATTCATAGCCCATCGTAAAAACCAATATGAagaatcattatttaagacagaagaagaaagacaCGAATATGATTTCTGTATTGAATCTAATTTAAGAACAATTCAAACATTGGAAACAATTGCGAACAAGATCGGTAATATGACTAAtgaggaaaagaaaaacttCAAGTTACCCCCAGGGTTGGGCCATACATCTTCAACTATTTATAAGAAGGTAATTAGGAAAGTCTATGACAAGGATAGAGGCTTCgaaataattgatttgTTACATGAAGAACCAGCTCTTACTGTTCCAGTGGTATTGAAAAGGTTAAAACAGAAGGATGAAGAATGGAGAAGGGCTCAGCGTGAATGGAACAAAGTTTGGAGAGAATTGGAACAAAAAGTTTATTATAAATCATTAGATCATCTTGGCTTAACATTCAAACAAGCTGACAAAAAACTTTTGACCACAAAACAATTGCTTTCCGAAATAAGTAGTATTAAGGTTGACCAAACTAACAAAAGAATTCATTGGTTAACTCCTAAACCAAAGAGTCAATTAGAATTCCAATTTGACgataatgatatttttgtCGATATCCTAGGTTTAACATCTGTTTTTATCAATCACAGTTCCACTTATTCTAATCcagagaaagaaagaatgaAAGATTTTTTAAGAGTCTTTGTTTCattgtttttttctatCCCATTGGACAAGGTTAACGAGGCATTATCTGATCGAAGCCATTGGCTACaggagaaggagaagaaaacCAAGGAATCTTCGAGAAATATCGATAGTACCacatcctcttcttcctctggAAGCAATTCGAAAAAGCGTCCGttaaatattgatattcCTCTTGCTGATATTTTGAGAAAGCATAAATACCAAAAGATCAGAAAGCAAGCGAAAGAATCCAACGAAGAAAATGCTCAAGAGGAAGACGATGAGAACATTGTTGGGGACTCTAATGAGGAACTGAATgaacaagatgaaaatgagaTAATTCTAGAGGAAATTAAGAGACCTTGGTTACTTGGtaacattattgaaacagCAAGTAATCACGGAACTATATCTAATAGAAAGGTTTTCAATATGTTTGCAAACACCAACATATACGTATTTTTCCGTCTTTGGACTGTGATATATGAAAGGTTGTATGAAATGAAGCAAATTAACGAGAAGGTAACCAAAGAGGTGAATAGTAGAAGAATATCACAATTTGCCAAAGActtgaatttaatttcGACTCAACTAAAGGATATGGGATTAGATTTTGTGGGCGTGAACAGTTATCAAGAACTATTAGTGTTAAGTAAAAGATTGATTCAAAATGACATCGAGCATCAATGGTTTGAGGAGAGTCTACGCCAAGCTTTTAACAATAAGGCATTTAAGTTATATACCGTGGACAAAGTAATCCAGTCCTTGGTAAAACATGCTCACACTATCTTAGGAGATGTTAAAACATCGGAGATAATGGTGCTCTTTGAGAAAGATCGTCTTTGTTCATCAACCAGTGCAAAGGAACAAATTCTTTACCGTTTACAAACGCGAGCTCATATGACCAATACTGAAAATATGTTCCGCATagaatttaatgaagaaaagaacCATGTTTGCATTCAATATATTGCTCTAGAAGATTTGACAATAAAACAACCCAAGTCCATGGAAAAGAATTGGGAGTACTACGTTACTTCATACTCTTTACCCCATCCAACTGAAGGTGTTCCTCAAGATGAACTGAAAATTCCATTTTTGGAGAAAACGTTAGAACTTGAAGTAGACGAAGAAGGAGACAACAAGAGTTCGCCCGAGGGtgtttcatcatccaaattgaaaatcaaGATTGACCCAAAGTCATATGCTCTTGAAATTGAGCCTGGCTCTTTCGATCTGTTTTCCAGAAAGTCAATGAACGTATATCCAACATATTCAGATGAAACtaagaagagaaaaagtATTGATCAAATGACGAAATTTCTTGATGGAAAGAACGGATGGAAAAAAAACCTTACCACAGCTGACTCCACCAACATCGAGGATCTAGTAAAAAAATCTAGAGAACTCAGCAAAGCAACTGGGGAACAAATTTAA